TCCTTGGCATAGGCAATGGTTCCGTATTTAGAATCGGCCAGATAGGCTGTAGCATTTACAGAAAGCTGCTTGTCAGAATCTTTATTTAACAGGGCTGGGTTTGCAATAGCAAAGGAAACATCATAATCTCTTATCGAAATTGCATCTCCACCCAGAGCAGCCTGTCTTGCAGATACAGGTACATTTAAGAACGGATAAACATTTGTTCCTGTTTGCGCATAAGAAACAATTCCTGATAGAAATAATGAAAAAATGATAATTTTCTTCAACTCAATTTATAATTAATGCAAAAATAATCCTTTTTCGTACTTTTCAAAATATTTCTTACATTATTTCTAATTAAATATTTTTCTCTTATCAATATTTTTAATGATTATATTTGCAAAATCAAATTTTTGGGAAACCAAGCCTAATAAAAGCTTATTAAAAATAAAAGATGAAATATAAAAGAATCCTTCTAAAACTGAGTGGTGAGGCCTTAATGGGGAACAGACAATACGGTATCGACAACGAGAGACTGCAGGAATATGCTGCAGAGATCAAGAAAGTGGTTGAAAAAGGTTGTGAAGTAGCGATCGTCATTGGAGGAGGAAATATTTTCCGTGGTGTTGCAGGCGCTGCAAAAGGGATGGATAGAGTACAGGGTGACTACATGGGAATGCTGGCTACTGTAATTAATGGTATGGCACTTCAGGGTGCTTTGGAGGATGCAGGGATCAAGACGAGACTTCAGTCTGCTATTGAAATGGATAAGGTAGCTGAACCTTTCATCAAAAGAAGAGCTGTAAGACACCTTGAAAAAGGAAGAGTAGTAATCTTCGGTGCAGGAACAGGAAATCCTTATTTTACAACTGATACAGCGGCTACATTAAGAGCCATCGAAATTGGAGCAGATGTGATCCTTAAAGGAACAAGAGTAGACGGAATCTACGACAGTGATCCTGAAAAGAACGCTGATGCAGTAAAATACAATTCATTATCATTTGATGAAGTATTCGAGAAGAATCTTAAGGTTATGGATATGACTGCATTTACTTTAAGTCACGAAAATAAATTGCCTATCATTGTATTTGATATGAACAAGGATGGGAATTTAGAAAAGATTGTAGACGGAGAGAATGTAGGTACTTTGGTTGATTTATAATCAACTTTAGTTGAAAAAATATAATAAACACCTGCCGCAATTATTGTGGCAGGTGTTTTTATTTTACTTTTTAATCATTATTTATCTGCCTCAACATTTGCGTGGCACTTTCTATTTCCGCCAAAATGTAATGGGAAGAAATAAGGGCAATGATCTGATTTATTGTTTTCATTATAATTTCAAGTTGAGGGACTTTAATTACTTTTGGTACAAGTTTCGCTGGAGGATGTTGTGGTAATGGCTGGGGTAAAATAAGTGATTAAAAATGATTGGTGAATAAGTAGAAATAAACAAAATAGGATATAAGTAATTGTACTGAATCTTTTCACTTTAAGATAAATAGGGGTGTTAAAAACAGTATTCTTTTTTCCGAAGCATACATAAGTCCATAAAATCCATCTATGGAAATACCTATTATTCGAAAACAATTATTATTTTTGCAGCACTAAATAGCAAAAAATAGTTTATAAACAGTAAAAAACACTTTTGTTTACGGAGATTTTTAAGTTTTAACTAGTTGGTATTCAGGATTATTAATACATGTGTAATTTATCAAACTTTAATATAATAATGGAAGAATTAGATCTTATATTAGAATCTGTAAAACAGGATATGGACGCGGCTGTAAAGCACTTGGATCATGCATTTCAAAGAATCAGAGCAGGACGTGCTTCTACATCAATGGTTCAGGATGTAATGGTGGAATATTACGGAGCATTAACTCCTATCAACCAGGTTGCCAATGTTTCTGTTCCGGATGCAATGACAATCTCTATTCAACCTTGGGACAGAACAGCGATTAACGCTATTGAAAAAGCTATCATCAATTCAAACTTAGGTTTTGCACCTTCTAATAACGGAGAGAATATTATTCTTAATGTTCCGCCTTTAACAGAGGAAAGAAGAAGAGAGCTTGCAAAACAGGCTAAGGTAGAAGCTGAAAATACTAAAGTTACAGTAAGAAACGCAAGACAAGACGGTTTGAAAGAGCTTAAAAAGTTAGATGGAGTTTCTGAAGATGTTATCAAAGGAGTGGAAGAAGAAATCCAAACTTATACAGACAAATATGTAAAACTTTGCGACGAGCATCTTAAAACAAAAGAGGCTGAAATTATGAAAGTATAATTTTCAGTATTTTTTAAAATATAGAACAGGCTTCCAATTTGGAGGCCTATTTTTTTGGATTTTATCGGTTTACATCTATTTTTTGATGTTTTTTTTGTTGAGTTATTTTAGATTTTTATCGAAATAAAGGACTTGCATAATAATATATTAATAAGTATCTGCGTTAATTCATTATATTTATAAAATTATTCCTGAAACATTACTAAAACGGGAAGTTAAACATTAAAATAATGACTAAAATTATTGGGGTAGGAAACTACATTCCATCAAAGACTATAACCAATCTCTTTTTTGATCAGCATGTTTTTCTGAATGAGAATGGTATTTTATTAAAAGAAGATAATGCATCCATTACAGAGAAATTAAAAAAAATCACAGGGATTGAAGAGAGAAGATACGCTGATAATACACAGGTAACTTCAGATTTAGGTGTTATTGCTGCCGAGGCTGCGATAAAAAATGCAGGCATAGATCCTGAAACATTGGACTACATTATATTTGCCCATAATTTCGGAGATGTCCGCTTCGGAACCATTCAGTCTGATATGGTTCCCAGTCTTGCTGCAAGAGTGAAACATACATTAGGAATCAAAAATAACTTTTGTGTGGCTTATGATGTTTTGTTCGGATGCCCGGGATGGATTGAGGGAGTTATACAAGCCAATGCATTCATCAAAGCAGGTATTGCAAAACGTTGCCTGGTCATTGGAGGAGAAACGCTTTCCCGTGTTGTAGATATCCATGATAGAGATAGTATGATTTATGCAGACGGTGCAGGAGCTGTTGTTCTGGAAGTTGGGAATGATGATGGAGTGGGGATAAAGTCTCATTTATCTGCTTCTTATACATTCAAGGAAAAGGATTATCTGTATTTTGGGAAAACTTATAATACTGATGGATGTCCGGATACGAAGTTCATTAAAATGGATGGAAGAAAGATCTATGAGTTTGCTCTTCTCAACGTTCCTGATGCCATGAAGAAATGCTTGGATAATAGCGGATATTCCATTAATCAATTAAGTAAAATTATTATTCATCAGGCCAACGAAAAAATGGATGAAGCAATTGTTAACAGGTTTTATCAATTGTATGATACTCCGGTTCCTGAGAATATTATGCCTATGGTGATCAGTAAGTTGGGGAATAGTAGCGTGGCGACCATTCCGTCTTTACTTACGATGATTTTAAACGGTGAATTAGAAAAGCATAGTATTCAAAAAGGTGATGTGGTTTTATTTGCCTCTGTAGGCGCAGGAATGAATATCAATGCTTTTGTTTATCAATTTTAAATTGTAGAGCTAAACAAAATTCTGCAATTCATATAAAATAAAAAGAGAGACTTTACATCTAAAGCCTCTCTTTATTTATTTACAGTTTTCGTTGTAGTCGGTAATAACTTCTTCTACAATTTCAGGAACATTAGACATTACATCGTCAATCTGGCTTTTAATAAGCTTTCCAAGACCTGATCTTTTCTTTTCATCATTCTTCATGGAGGCGTATGTGCCGCTGGTCAGTTTTCCTTTTACATAGCTACAGTCTGCTGTAATGATTTTAGCTTTTGCAAAGGTAAGCTCTTCTATTTTACCTCCTTTCTTACTATAGATATAAGATGGATTCTGTCTCATCCTTTTAGTTTCTTCATCGGCAGCGGCTATTTGGCTGGTTCCTGCGGAGAAAGTGGTTGGATATCCATAAAGCTTATATACCTTGATCTTTCCTTCTTTTACAATTTCAGCAAATTGTGTATTTTTTGTAAGGTTATTGAATGCCTTGATATTACCACTCAAACCACCCGTAGCTGTATTGAAGCCCTCCTTGGTATTCGTGTACTTAATGGTTTCGAAATGCCTTTCGTTATTGTTGTTATCAATGGCTACATACTCCTTAATATCATCTGTATCAAGATTCTTGAACTTTTGTTTCTTTTTAGACTTATCAATGTCTGCAACAGCAACAAATTTAACTTTCTTTTGATTGTTCCAAGGATATAAGTCGTCTCCGTTCATTCTTACAATTCCTTCCACTTTTTTACCGCTTTTATCAATGATGTAGCCGTATTTTTCGTCTCCTCTTAATTCATAGTCCGTATTGCTGTCTTCCTGTGCATATACATTAAAGCAAACCAATGTAAACAGGCCTAGTGCCAGTACTTTTTTCATGTAGTTATAGTTTTAATTTTTGTAAATATAATCTTTTATGTTTTGAGAAAGAATAACTGATTTAAATTTGCTTAAAAATGTAGGGAGGTTTGAGTAGATTGTTTTTAGAAATAAAAAAGACCCGGAAAAATCCAGGTCTGTATCTTTTAATTATAGAAAATTATTGATATCTCTTATGTTCTTTACTTTTCGAGAATCTCTTTGTAATTGGCTTAAATAATGCCTTGTATTTTTCTGCATCAAATAATTGTGAATCTGTAAGGGCTTTGTAAGTCATCCAGATTCCAAACGGAAGAAGGATAAAATTAGGAAGCCATGCTGCCAGATATGGATTCATTTTTCCACTCCATGACATGTTTTCCACCCCAACATTCATTACATAAAAGATAATGAAAATAACAATGGCAATAATTACCGGTAGCCCCATACCTCCTTTTCTAATGATGGAACCTAAGCTCGATCCAATCAGGAAAAATATAATACAAGTTACAGAATAAGATACCATTCTTTGTTGGTAGATAACTACCTTACTAAAGTATTTCACATTAGAACTGAATTCATTCTTTTTAGATTCCAATGTAGATTTAAGGTTGTCTAGCCTGTTATAGGAATTATAAAGGATATCCAGTTTTTTGTCTCCTTTTACGGTATCTAACTTTATTTGAGCCTTTGGAGCTACTTTATGTTTGTTACCCTTATCCATATAAGTAATCGTAGAATTGGTTTGACTTAGAACATCGTTTCCAATGTTTTTAAAGAATAACTCATTCTCCTTTTTGCTTTTTCCTATGGTCTGGTTCAGCTGATTGTAGGTTTCGAAACGGTAATCATCAGTAATCTGTTCCTTTTCAATAGCCTTGTTGATGATCTCACTGATATCGAAATGGGAAACCAATGTGTCAAATTTAATGGCCTGATCAGGTTGCTTTCTCCTTACATTATCTCCCTTTCCTTCAAAGCTGTCTTCAAATACATATCCGTTATGGAGAACAAGCTTTAAAAAGTTCTTATTGGCAGCCGGAACAAATTTTCCTTTTTCTGCAACAACAGACTGTTGATTCTCGTAGGTATTAGCCTTTTTATGAACAAATACCCCTTCAATATTTTCTCCGTTTTCCCCGTATATTTTATCAAACTTTACCATGTATCCTGGAATTTGATCAATAAACTGACCCGGAGTGAAATTGATTGCAGGTTTGGTTTGGGCAATGTTGAACAACATATTCTTGGCCTTTTTCTGGAAATCCGGAATAATGCTGTTTGAAAAGAAAAACAACATGATGGCAAGTAACGTGGCTATTCCAAATAAAGGAGTCATTACTCTGGTCAACGGAATACCGGCAGCCTTCATGGCGGCAAGCTCATAACGCTCTCCAAATTCCCCGAATGACATGATACTTGCCAAAAGAATAGTCAGCGGAAGAACCATACTGATAACGTTTACCCCAAGGTAAAAAAGAAGTTTCAGGATTTGCCAGTAGCTTAATCCTTTCCCCATAAACTGCCCTAACTGAACCCAGATAATGTTTACAATAAAAATGAAAAACAATACGCTGAATATAAAGAAAAACGGTCCAAAGAAGGTTTTTATGATATATCTGTCTAGTATTTTTAACATGCGCCAAAATTAATCAAAAAGCCGCAAACTTGCGGCTTTTATATTTTGTTATTTTTTACTTAAAAAGCAGATTTGCTAATTAATTTGCTTCTAAGTTTTTTAAAGTTCTGTAATAACGTAGTTTTTAAACTTATTCTTGTCAAAAACAAACATATTAGGATCCAAAGTTTGGTTTTCCTTGTATTCTTTAATGGCAATTACTGCAACATCCTTGTTGTTTCCGTGTTGTTCTAATTTTACCATTTGTTTTTTCGCTGAGTCTACAAAAATATAAACATATTGTATTCCGTTTGCCTTTACAGGAGTAAGTTTAATAAAGTCAGCATTTACACCGTTTACTGTTTTCTTACCATTATAGGTTACATTGTAATCGTTTCTATACGTGGTAAGGTAGTTGATAGGGGAGAACATGGTGCTGCTTCCGTTAGGTTTTGCAATTGTTACCTCCATATCATCAGCATTGATGTTGTAGATCTTGCTTCCGTCGAAGATCTGCTCTGTATCC
This genomic interval from Chryseobacterium joostei contains the following:
- the pyrH gene encoding UMP kinase, which gives rise to MKYKRILLKLSGEALMGNRQYGIDNERLQEYAAEIKKVVEKGCEVAIVIGGGNIFRGVAGAAKGMDRVQGDYMGMLATVINGMALQGALEDAGIKTRLQSAIEMDKVAEPFIKRRAVRHLEKGRVVIFGAGTGNPYFTTDTAATLRAIEIGADVILKGTRVDGIYDSDPEKNADAVKYNSLSFDEVFEKNLKVMDMTAFTLSHENKLPIIVFDMNKDGNLEKIVDGENVGTLVDL
- the frr gene encoding ribosome recycling factor; this encodes MEELDLILESVKQDMDAAVKHLDHAFQRIRAGRASTSMVQDVMVEYYGALTPINQVANVSVPDAMTISIQPWDRTAINAIEKAIINSNLGFAPSNNGENIILNVPPLTEERRRELAKQAKVEAENTKVTVRNARQDGLKELKKLDGVSEDVIKGVEEEIQTYTDKYVKLCDEHLKTKEAEIMKV
- a CDS encoding 3-oxoacyl-ACP synthase III family protein — translated: MMTKIIGVGNYIPSKTITNLFFDQHVFLNENGILLKEDNASITEKLKKITGIEERRYADNTQVTSDLGVIAAEAAIKNAGIDPETLDYIIFAHNFGDVRFGTIQSDMVPSLAARVKHTLGIKNNFCVAYDVLFGCPGWIEGVIQANAFIKAGIAKRCLVIGGETLSRVVDIHDRDSMIYADGAGAVVLEVGNDDGVGIKSHLSASYTFKEKDYLYFGKTYNTDGCPDTKFIKMDGRKIYEFALLNVPDAMKKCLDNSGYSINQLSKIIIHQANEKMDEAIVNRFYQLYDTPVPENIMPMVISKLGNSSVATIPSLLTMILNGELEKHSIQKGDVVLFASVGAGMNINAFVYQF
- a CDS encoding LptF/LptG family permease, which translates into the protein MLKILDRYIIKTFFGPFFFIFSVLFFIFIVNIIWVQLGQFMGKGLSYWQILKLLFYLGVNVISMVLPLTILLASIMSFGEFGERYELAAMKAAGIPLTRVMTPLFGIATLLAIMLFFFSNSIIPDFQKKAKNMLFNIAQTKPAINFTPGQFIDQIPGYMVKFDKIYGENGENIEGVFVHKKANTYENQQSVVAEKGKFVPAANKNFLKLVLHNGYVFEDSFEGKGDNVRRKQPDQAIKFDTLVSHFDISEIINKAIEKEQITDDYRFETYNQLNQTIGKSKKENELFFKNIGNDVLSQTNSTITYMDKGNKHKVAPKAQIKLDTVKGDKKLDILYNSYNRLDNLKSTLESKKNEFSSNVKYFSKVVIYQQRMVSYSVTCIIFFLIGSSLGSIIRKGGMGLPVIIAIVIFIIFYVMNVGVENMSWSGKMNPYLAAWLPNFILLPFGIWMTYKALTDSQLFDAEKYKALFKPITKRFSKSKEHKRYQ
- a CDS encoding LolA family protein; translation: MKNIISKVILGSFVVGAVGMANAQKIDAKAKKILDDITANYNSKKNSYFKFSFGSGLNGQVTKTEPGIYYAAGDKYKLKIMDTEQIFDGSKIYNINADDMEVTIAKPNGSSTMFSPINYLTTYRNDYNVTYNGKKTVNGVNADFIKLTPVKANGIQYVYIFVDSAKKQMVKLEQHGNNKDVAVIAIKEYKENQTLDPNMFVFDKNKFKNYVITEL